From Haliotis asinina isolate JCU_RB_2024 chromosome 8, JCU_Hal_asi_v2, whole genome shotgun sequence, a single genomic window includes:
- the LOC137294666 gene encoding uncharacterized protein: MKVTLVLVIVSAVIAVVYSEPCRDDSDCTHLTCDSSSRLACSHGTCTCLVSANAGSCFSATCSARADCNSCNCRDSHAEKHCFDAHCLCGRGAFGPGGPGVGK; encoded by the exons ATGAAAGTTACACTGGTTCTTGTCATTGTCAGCGCTGTTATTG CTGTGGTCTACAGCGAGCCTTGCAGAGATGATAGTGACTGTACTCACCTGACCTGTGACAGTTCCTCAAGACTTGCCTGCTCTCATGGAACATGCACCTGCCTGGTGTCCGCCAATGCAGGTTCCTGCTTTTCAG ccacatgTTCCGCCCGCGCCGATTGCAACAGCTGTAATTGTAGAGACAGTCATGCAGAAAAACACTGCTTCGACGCACACTGCCTCTGTGGACGTGGTGCATTCGGACCTGGTGGACCAGGCGT AGGGAAATAA